AATGCTGGTGTCATGGGGGGCGAAGTTCCAAAGTTCGTCCACGTCTGAACGGATGCGGCCGAGATTCAACCTCTGGCTGTAAATGTAGCGCACCTCACCCACCCCTCCCGAATCGATGAGCTCTTTCACGTAGCGAACGGCAGCATTGAAGAGGAAGGTGTGTCCCACCATGGCGACCCGGTTCTTTCTTCGGGCCAGCTTGCCTATTTCCTCCACCTCTTTCACGGTCCTGGCCAAGGGTTTTTCCACCAGGACGTGCTTGCCCGCTTCCAGGCCCTTCATGGCCAGTTCGAAGTGCGTGGCCACGGGTGTGGCGATGACCAAGGCATCCACCCTGCCGTCCTCAAGAACCCGATCAACATCGCGGGTGGTCTCGACTGCGGGATAGAGCCTTTTCACGTATTCACGCCTTTCTTCTGAGAGCTCGGCGACTCTTGTCACCTCGCATTTCTTGTTGGCCACGAGGTTCCTGAGCAGATTCGGCCCCCAGTAGCCTACGCCGATCTGAGCGATATTCAACATGACCGATTCTCCCCCCGCGTTTGGTTCAGAACCCCGGATCTTCTCTCGGGAGAGCCGGGTCGAAAAGATACATACAACGACACCTGATATCGTCTTCACGGTTTGCGCCGCTGTCCCAAGCAATCATAAAACGAGACAAAGTCGTGCCTCCGCTTATGCCAGCCGTACTTTTCCAGAACGGACT
This portion of the Deltaproteobacteria bacterium genome encodes:
- a CDS encoding Gfo/Idh/MocA family oxidoreductase, which encodes MLNIAQIGVGYWGPNLLRNLVANKKCEVTRVAELSEERREYVKRLYPAVETTRDVDRVLEDGRVDALVIATPVATHFELAMKGLEAGKHVLVEKPLARTVKEVEEIGKLARRKNRVAMVGHTFLFNAAVRYVKELIDSGGVGEVRYIYSQRLNLGRIRSDVDELWNFAPHDTSI